In Streptococcus sp. SN-1, a single genomic region encodes these proteins:
- a CDS encoding ZmpA/ZmpB/ZmpC family metallo-endopeptidase, protein MKEFQFERKQRFSLRKYTIGACSILLGTSLFFAGMGAQPVQATETSSTLISSHYLDEQDLSEKLKSELQWFEENKIEVKEGKEYYFVYRKLATRLPETGLFSNDEMFILGAGLLLLSFTLIKRKKGASYFLVSVFTVGGWGASISALENLVELQPALVKRVEGQFLPSPETVQGYEFTGYYLVRDSVSKELSVDKVESPALSQKEESLEPQSKKIVPQTASHFSSTKDLVQSPQPSYAVEPVLNPTPEKSMSIESKKVPDEGMKTVIEDKPELEVRIGEIEFETQFQSDPTLAKGEKRISIEGAKGQARILTEVRVVDGIVTRNEVGREVLREPVTQVILVGTKEKEPQENGISTAPEVQPTLPSYEGGVSGDPSVEPTLPSYEGGVSGESLVEPSLPSYEGGVSGDPSVEPSLPSYESGVSGESLVEPSLPSYEGGVSGESLVEPSLPSYEGGVSGESLVEPSLPSYGGGVSGDPSVEPSLPSYEGGVSGEPLVEPSLPSYEGGVSGASLVEPSLPSYEGGVSGEPSVEPSLPSYEGGVSGEPEIQEALPEYKDDTQLPQTKVETKAVPYEIVYEKNEALDHGVTRVKIPGAEGQEQVTTTYTKDQASGNISENKTVKIVVNKVDQVVEVGTKPSVETTVLSHKTIYQVNPALEFRRQEVAVAGRDGSVETRTTYQLDKATGQVTVSDTTKQVNSAVDKVIQVGNVEKVIQPIAVTEERREDSSLAKNIEKVVSEGEVGETTLTRTYAINEQTGELVNPQEVSQITKPMKPRVILVGSQEDKPHLLPANSEREDAVDVSALTTSARSVDFLHDSKLKAQLEPTYDHRDIITRKIALRKTHPNITDQEVKDMLRTEYLQKLSIQESFDQTKTQAESSFKKIASHTLGIIGDTPENRSKVKQELEQYKEQILLGLSYINRFYNIQFGDTNIRDILAFNPSSFGNKTMTALDSLKKLGSMSYEEMKLTNSPQTFTKYLSTITGKASLKEFLDSNRQLFTSDDADTWLKKSSQAMIVEKSSKENPSAHVGLYSKLTAGEKDPRKQEANMAAILGLLNVKEPNVYVISNMATITYGNIGSYIDTSLAQSNSTKYQAELARVKSLIEKAAVQQANYVDTLYRITKPENRDKLLTNRLIIDTMKKYTSNPNAQIDSTWSPATGNGADKGVDQFMTPMNYYSPVSKVGAEANGLGVRYFIDRVLDDRGSATYSHEMTHLLDRTVLFNNHGRRDGTGAEFYARGIFENSYNPEKDTYFNLNFVYDESDKNGFYNRTPDRFKTAEDLQSYMKGSFDVLYTLDYLEAEASKGLSAEDKMSYFKKITPITSTGPRTWVDYRNTAVKPTHKSEEIQTLTLEDAKKLTDIDSLIDNHILVNRYIIAGFSDKGKIAANGYYTVDMFDTIYGVSQNDSGMSGDITFRKQAFELMAALGYYEGFVPYVSNQYKNQAEAAGKPLSDKYIFEKILGKTYAEFKKDQINERVAKLDSLKSITINYNGKSEVIASKEKLQSLMNEAVLAELAQIKAGNTTAKKFEFIETPVQKLKKAIYKAYLKDSDDFRQSIYNS, encoded by the coding sequence ATGAAAGAATTTCAATTTGAGAGAAAGCAGCGTTTTTCTTTGAGAAAATATACAATAGGAGCTTGTTCGATCTTGCTAGGAACGAGTTTATTTTTTGCTGGTATGGGTGCTCAACCTGTACAGGCTACCGAAACGAGTTCAACACTAATTTCAAGTCATTATTTGGATGAGCAGGATTTATCTGAAAAGCTGAAATCAGAGTTGCAATGGTTTGAAGAAAATAAGATTGAGGTAAAAGAGGGAAAAGAATACTATTTTGTCTATCGAAAATTGGCTACAAGATTACCAGAAACAGGTCTGTTTTCTAATGATGAGATGTTTATCTTGGGAGCAGGATTATTATTGCTTTCCTTCACTTTAATCAAGAGAAAAAAGGGAGCGTCTTACTTCCTTGTGAGCGTCTTTACTGTTGGTGGTTGGGGAGCATCCATCTCTGCTTTAGAAAATCTGGTAGAATTGCAACCAGCCCTTGTTAAGAGAGTAGAAGGTCAGTTTTTACCAAGTCCTGAAACAGTCCAAGGATATGAATTTACAGGATATTATTTGGTAAGAGATAGTGTTAGCAAGGAACTTTCTGTTGATAAGGTAGAGTCGCCAGCATTATCTCAAAAGGAGGAAAGTTTAGAACCTCAATCTAAGAAGATTGTACCACAGACTGCATCTCATTTTAGCTCGACTAAAGATCTTGTGCAATCTCCTCAACCATCTTACGCAGTTGAGCCTGTTTTAAATCCAACTCCTGAAAAAAGTATGAGTATTGAGTCTAAAAAAGTACCAGATGAAGGAATGAAAACTGTTATTGAAGACAAGCCAGAACTGGAAGTGAGGATAGGGGAGATAGAATTTGAAACTCAATTTCAGTCTGACCCAACTCTGGCTAAGGGAGAAAAAAGAATTTCTATAGAAGGTGCCAAGGGACAAGCACGAATCTTAACAGAAGTAAGGGTTGTCGATGGTATTGTTACGCGAAATGAAGTAGGGAGAGAAGTGCTTCGTGAACCAGTTACTCAGGTGATTCTGGTCGGGACAAAAGAGAAGGAACCTCAAGAAAATGGCATAAGCACAGCCCCGGAAGTCCAACCAACTCTCCCCTCTTATGAAGGCGGCGTTTCCGGCGATCCTTCGGTAGAGCCAACTCTCCCCTCTTATGAAGGCGGTGTTTCCGGTGAGTCCTTAGTAGAGCCATCTCTTCCGTCTTATGAAGGCGGTGTTTCCGGCGATCCTTCGGTAGAGCCGTCTCTTCCGTCTTATGAGAGCGGTGTTTCCGGTGAATCCTTGGTGGAGCCGTCCCTTCCGTCTTATGAGGGCGGTGTTTCCGGTGAATCCTTGGTGGAGCCGTCCCTTCCGTCTTATGAGGGCGGTGTTTCCGGTGAGTCCTTGGTAGAGCCGTCCCTTCCATCTTATGGAGGTGGTGTTTCCGGCGATCCTTCGGTAGAGCCATCTCTTCCGTCTTATGAAGGCGGTGTTTCTGGTGAGCCTTTGGTAGAACCGTCCCTTCCATCTTATGAAGGCGGTGTTTCCGGTGCATCCTTGGTGGAACCGTCCCTTCCATCTTATGAGGGTGGTGTTTCCGGTGAGCCTTCGGTAGAGCCGTCTCTTCCTTCTTATGAAGGTGGCGTTTCCGGCGAGCCTGAGATACAGGAGGCTCTCCCAGAGTATAAAGATGACACTCAACTTCCTCAGACCAAAGTGGAGACCAAAGCTGTTCCTTATGAAATCGTTTATGAAAAGAATGAGGCACTAGACCACGGAGTTACAAGAGTAAAGATTCCGGGTGCTGAGGGACAAGAACAAGTTACTACTACCTATACTAAAGATCAAGCAAGTGGAAATATTTCTGAGAATAAAACTGTCAAAATAGTAGTTAATAAAGTTGATCAAGTTGTAGAAGTTGGAACTAAACCGAGTGTTGAAACTACTGTCTTATCTCATAAAACGATTTACCAAGTGAATCCTGCTTTGGAGTTCAGACGACAGGAAGTAGCGGTTGCGGGGCGTGATGGTTCGGTGGAAACTAGGACGACTTATCAACTAGACAAGGCAACAGGTCAGGTGACGGTATCTGATACTACTAAACAAGTAAATTCAGCAGTCGATAAAGTGATTCAAGTTGGTAATGTGGAAAAAGTAATACAACCGATTGCTGTTACTGAGGAGCGAAGAGAGGATTCTTCACTTGCTAAAAATATAGAAAAGGTAGTCTCTGAAGGAGAAGTTGGTGAGACTACACTTACCAGAACATACGCTATCAATGAACAAACTGGTGAATTGGTTAATCCTCAGGAAGTGAGTCAAATAACAAAACCAATGAAACCGAGAGTTATTTTAGTTGGTAGTCAGGAGGATAAACCACACTTACTTCCAGCCAATAGTGAGAGAGAAGATGCTGTGGATGTGTCTGCTCTGACTACAAGCGCGAGGTCAGTAGACTTCTTACATGACAGTAAATTAAAAGCACAGTTAGAGCCTACCTATGATCATCGAGATATTATAACAAGGAAAATTGCGCTCAGAAAAACACACCCAAATATCACTGACCAAGAAGTCAAAGATATGTTGCGCACAGAGTATCTTCAAAAACTGTCAATTCAAGAAAGCTTTGATCAGACGAAGACGCAAGCTGAGTCAAGTTTCAAAAAGATTGCCTCACATACTTTGGGAATTATAGGAGATACCCCTGAAAATCGTAGCAAGGTCAAACAAGAGCTGGAGCAATACAAAGAGCAGATTTTGTTGGGCCTGTCTTATATCAATCGTTTTTATAATATTCAATTTGGGGACACGAATATTCGTGATATTCTGGCCTTTAATCCAAGTTCATTTGGCAATAAGACAATGACAGCCTTGGATAGTTTGAAAAAATTAGGATCCATGTCTTATGAAGAGATGAAATTGACCAATAGTCCTCAAACATTTACAAAATACTTATCTACTATTACAGGTAAGGCTAGCTTGAAGGAATTTTTAGACAGCAATCGCCAACTCTTTACGTCAGATGATGCGGATACCTGGCTTAAAAAATCTAGCCAAGCTATGATTGTTGAAAAATCATCTAAGGAAAATCCTTCAGCGCATGTCGGGCTGTATAGCAAGTTGACAGCTGGGGAAAAGGATCCTCGTAAACAAGAGGCTAATATGGCTGCTATTTTGGGACTTTTGAATGTGAAAGAACCAAATGTTTACGTGATTAGTAATATGGCGACGATTACTTATGGTAATATTGGTTCCTATATAGATACTTCTCTTGCCCAGTCTAATTCAACTAAGTATCAGGCTGAGCTTGCTAGAGTCAAGTCTTTAATTGAAAAGGCGGCTGTACAACAAGCCAACTATGTTGATACTCTTTATCGTATAACAAAACCCGAAAATCGTGATAAGTTACTGACAAATCGCTTGATTATTGATACGATGAAGAAATATACAAGCAATCCAAATGCCCAGATTGATAGTACTTGGTCACCAGCTACTGGTAATGGAGCTGATAAGGGAGTTGACCAATTTATGACTCCTATGAATTACTATTCTCCAGTAAGTAAGGTGGGAGCTGAGGCTAATGGATTAGGTGTCCGTTACTTTATAGATAGGGTTCTGGATGATAGAGGTTCAGCTACTTATTCTCATGAAATGACGCACTTACTAGATAGAACGGTCTTGTTTAATAATCACGGTCGTCGAGATGGTACAGGAGCAGAGTTTTATGCCCGTGGTATTTTTGAAAACTCCTATAATCCAGAAAAGGATACTTATTTCAATCTCAACTTTGTATATGATGAGAGTGATAAGAATGGATTTTACAATAGAACACCTGATCGATTTAAAACGGCAGAAGATTTGCAATCTTATATGAAGGGAAGTTTTGATGTCCTTTATACTCTAGATTATCTAGAAGCAGAGGCAAGTAAAGGCTTATCTGCAGAAGACAAGATGAGTTATTTCAAAAAAATAACGCCAATCACTTCAACAGGTCCTAGAACTTGGGTAGATTACCGTAATACAGCAGTTAAACCGACTCATAAGAGTGAGGAGATTCAAACTCTGACCTTAGAAGATGCCAAAAAATTGACAGATATTGATAGTTTGATTGACAATCATATCCTGGTCAATCGTTATATCATTGCTGGTTTTTCAGATAAAGGTAAAATTGCAGCAAATGGTTATTATACTGTTGATATGTTTGACACCATTTATGGTGTTAGTCAAAATGACTCTGGTATGAGTGGGGACATCACCTTTAGAAAACAAGCCTTTGAATTGATGGCTGCTTTGGGCTATTATGAAGGATTTGTTCCTTATGTGTCAAATCAATATAAAAACCAAGCTGAAGCGGCAGGAAAACCATTATCTGATAAGTATATTTTTGAAAAAATTCTAGGAAAAACATATGCGGAGTTCAAAAAAGATCAAATTAATGAACGTGTTGCAAAATTAGATAGCCTGAAATCTATTACGATAAATTACAACGGAAAATCAGAAGTAATTGCAAGTAAAGAAAAACTACAATCACTAATGAACGAAGCTGTTTTAGCTGAACTAGCCCAGATAAAAGCAGGAAATACCACGGCTAAAAAGTTTGAGTTTATAGAAACACCAGTGCAAAAACTGAAAAAAGCGATTTATAAAGCTTATCTCAAAGATTCAGATGACTTTAGACAATCGATTTACAATAGCTAA
- a CDS encoding sugar-binding domain-containing protein — protein MRREEVLRNHWFFSQEVGKEEALASDFQRGNWQAIQVPHDWSIYNDFDQYSPAQNEGGQLNGGQAWYRTQFYLEEDASLVSVRLLFDGVYMNAQVYINGQVLGYYPNGYTPFSYDITPYLRNDGTANQLAVFVENKQPSSRWYSGSGIYREVKLLITDSVHLDLYGIKIESPKLKEQRQSWVETQLTSKVSNDGPQSVSVYLEQSIWYDGQQLSDWQATDSVMIESEDKYSFQQAISIFQPLLWDIDHPYLYQLKTRLYKNGILVDEEEETFGYRYMDWQADKGFFLNGRCLKIHGVCLHHDYGALGAVENRSAAERRLRQMKEMGVNAIRITHNPASSILLDVAAKMGLLIQEEAFDTWYGGKKEYDYGRFFEEEATHPEAKAGDFWSDYDLRTMIERGNNNPAIFMWSLGNEVSEANGDAHSLKTIKRLLGRVKEVDDSRFVTMGMDQFRFGNGSGGHEKIADLLDVVGLNYSEDNIDGIRKRHPKWRLYGSETSSATRTRDSYFRPDKEWVGDNRRVRNFEQSDYGNDRVPWGKTATTSWIADRNRLDYAGQFIWTGVDYIGEPTPWHNQNDTPVKSSYFGIVDTAGIPKNDYYLYQSQWLDLDQHPMVHILPHWNWEIHKSYQQVVDKCGDIPVRVYSNAGSVELFLNGKSQGRKNFQEKWTSDGRKYQEGASSEQLYLEWRLAYQPGELHAVAYDYQGQIVAEDRVVTAGKPAKIGLHAEKTKLEPDGQDLLYLYFDVLDKDGNWVPSASNQLHFKIEGPARIVGVDNGRQASRERYQAQKNGRFKRQAFHGRGVLLIQSLDQAGHVRVKASARGLEPASFDILVGEALATQPVRNKRLFEIRVDKQAGLQEGDSPAIGLYPQTVDNPVNKVGNSEVIWETSGSAHAIIKQGVLYCLSAGDLAIRAFYQGKAYQTHFQVAENTSLGQAVSVRSLRLYTAKGTYPQLPSSVLVDYEFGGAKRVKVVWEAISEEDIASFHKFTVSGHLEGLDIKASAQVCVQGICAIEPEKVWTLVKEVPHLPDRVKLVLSDGRRDTAKVTWDELEPQVYAQVGESVLTGQVAGCELPATVTIHVTDVSVDGEVISDQWTGSNLPLVFASHSEPNHPASYLNDKVIARKKSTANTWIAKSEQASVGILFGDAGILKPRFVDNLTLYYVENQEYVAVEPTFIDYYVGNEPALPRTPNHLDKDSLLKQEENWRPVSGIRKVSSDKDEELRFEFDKVKTYALRLRFESLTSPLALTELQVYAKKVKKSVDRK, from the coding sequence ATGAGAAGAGAAGAAGTTTTACGAAATCACTGGTTTTTTAGCCAAGAGGTGGGGAAGGAAGAGGCCTTGGCGTCGGATTTTCAGAGGGGAAATTGGCAGGCTATTCAAGTGCCACACGACTGGAGTATTTACAATGATTTTGACCAGTATTCGCCAGCGCAAAATGAGGGTGGGCAGTTAAACGGGGGTCAAGCCTGGTACCGTACGCAGTTTTACTTGGAAGAAGATGCCAGTCTTGTATCGGTGCGTTTGTTGTTTGATGGAGTTTACATGAATGCCCAAGTCTATATTAACGGGCAAGTACTGGGCTATTATCCCAATGGCTACACACCTTTTTCTTATGATATCACGCCTTATCTAAGAAATGATGGGACGGCCAACCAGCTTGCGGTTTTTGTGGAAAATAAGCAACCTAGCAGTCGTTGGTACTCTGGTAGCGGTATTTACCGAGAAGTAAAATTATTGATTACAGATTCGGTGCATCTGGATTTATATGGAATTAAGATAGAAAGTCCCAAGCTAAAGGAACAAAGGCAATCTTGGGTGGAAACCCAGCTTACAAGCAAGGTTTCAAATGATGGGCCTCAGTCCGTGTCGGTGTATTTGGAGCAGAGTATCTGGTATGATGGCCAACAGCTGTCAGACTGGCAGGCGACTGATTCTGTAATGATTGAGTCTGAGGACAAATATTCTTTCCAACAAGCCATATCAATTTTTCAACCCTTGCTTTGGGATATTGACCATCCCTACCTTTACCAATTGAAGACTCGCCTTTATAAAAATGGCATTTTGGTTGATGAAGAAGAGGAGACCTTTGGTTACCGCTATATGGATTGGCAAGCGGATAAGGGCTTCTTTCTCAATGGTCGCTGTTTGAAGATTCATGGAGTTTGTCTGCACCATGACTATGGAGCGCTGGGAGCTGTGGAAAACAGGTCAGCTGCTGAGAGACGCTTGCGCCAGATGAAAGAAATGGGGGTCAATGCGATTCGAATCACGCATAATCCAGCCAGTAGTATCTTGCTGGATGTGGCTGCCAAAATGGGCTTACTTATCCAAGAAGAAGCCTTTGATACCTGGTATGGAGGCAAGAAAGAATATGATTATGGTCGCTTTTTTGAGGAAGAAGCGACTCACCCAGAAGCGAAAGCAGGCGATTTCTGGTCAGATTACGATTTGCGCACTATGATTGAGCGTGGCAACAACAATCCAGCGATTTTTATGTGGTCCTTGGGAAATGAAGTCAGCGAAGCAAATGGCGATGCTCATTCATTGAAGACTATCAAACGCTTGCTAGGAAGGGTAAAGGAGGTGGATGATAGTCGTTTTGTGACTATGGGAATGGATCAATTCCGCTTTGGCAATGGTTCTGGAGGTCATGAAAAGATTGCTGATTTGCTGGATGTGGTGGGTTTGAATTACTCAGAAGACAATATTGACGGGATTCGCAAAAGACATCCCAAGTGGCGTCTTTATGGGTCTGAAACCTCATCGGCTACACGGACGCGTGACAGCTATTTTCGCCCAGATAAGGAATGGGTTGGGGATAATCGTCGAGTGCGGAATTTTGAACAGTCGGACTATGGCAATGATCGGGTTCCTTGGGGGAAGACAGCGACAACTTCTTGGATAGCAGATAGGAATCGGCTGGACTATGCAGGTCAGTTTATCTGGACAGGAGTGGACTATATCGGTGAGCCGACTCCTTGGCACAATCAAAATGATACGCCTGTAAAGAGTTCCTATTTTGGGATCGTGGATACGGCAGGGATTCCTAAAAATGACTATTATCTCTATCAAAGTCAGTGGTTGGACCTAGATCAGCATCCCATGGTTCATATCTTACCCCACTGGAATTGGGAAATCCACAAGAGTTATCAACAAGTTGTGGATAAGTGTGGGGATATCCCTGTTCGAGTGTATTCAAATGCTGGTTCAGTAGAGCTATTTCTCAATGGAAAATCCCAAGGCAGAAAGAATTTTCAGGAAAAATGGACTTCAGATGGTAGAAAATACCAAGAGGGAGCAAGTTCTGAACAACTTTATCTCGAATGGCGTTTGGCTTATCAACCAGGAGAATTGCATGCTGTAGCCTATGATTATCAAGGTCAGATTGTGGCAGAAGATAGGGTGGTGACTGCAGGTAAGCCAGCCAAAATCGGGTTACATGCCGAGAAAACAAAACTGGAGCCAGATGGGCAAGACCTCCTTTATCTCTATTTTGATGTATTGGACAAGGATGGAAATTGGGTACCGAGTGCTTCCAATCAGCTTCATTTTAAAATTGAAGGCCCTGCTCGTATTGTAGGTGTGGATAATGGTAGGCAGGCTAGTCGTGAACGTTACCAGGCTCAGAAAAATGGTCGGTTTAAGCGGCAAGCCTTTCATGGCAGAGGTGTCCTTTTGATTCAGAGTTTAGATCAGGCAGGTCACGTAAGAGTAAAAGCCAGTGCCAGAGGGCTAGAGCCAGCAAGTTTTGATATCTTAGTGGGAGAGGCTTTGGCTACCCAACCAGTGAGAAATAAGCGCTTATTTGAGATTCGAGTGGACAAGCAGGCCGGATTACAAGAAGGAGATTCCCCAGCTATTGGACTTTATCCACAAACTGTGGATAACCCTGTGAACAAGGTGGGGAATAGTGAAGTGATTTGGGAGACGAGTGGTAGTGCCCACGCCATTATCAAGCAGGGAGTGCTTTATTGCTTGTCTGCAGGGGACTTGGCTATTCGCGCCTTTTATCAAGGGAAGGCCTATCAAACTCATTTTCAGGTGGCAGAAAATACCTCACTAGGGCAGGCAGTTTCTGTACGATCACTTCGCTTGTATACAGCTAAGGGAACTTATCCACAGCTGCCATCTTCAGTTTTGGTGGACTATGAGTTCGGTGGTGCAAAACGAGTCAAGGTTGTTTGGGAGGCAATCTCCGAAGAAGATATAGCAAGCTTTCATAAATTTACGGTATCTGGTCATCTTGAGGGGCTGGATATAAAGGCTTCTGCTCAGGTTTGTGTCCAAGGGATTTGCGCTATTGAGCCTGAAAAGGTTTGGACGCTTGTCAAGGAAGTCCCACATTTACCAGATCGAGTCAAGCTAGTCTTATCAGATGGCAGAAGAGATACGGCCAAGGTGACTTGGGATGAACTCGAACCTCAAGTCTATGCTCAGGTAGGAGAAAGTGTGCTCACAGGACAAGTAGCGGGCTGTGAGTTGCCAGCAACAGTCACCATTCATGTGACAGATGTCAGTGTAGATGGGGAAGTTATTTCCGATCAGTGGACAGGATCCAACCTGCCTCTGGTCTTTGCTTCCCATTCAGAGCCGAATCACCCAGCCTCATATCTCAATGACAAGGTTATTGCTCGGAAGAAATCGACAGCCAATACTTGGATTGCCAAGTCAGAGCAAGCCAGCGTGGGTATTCTGTTTGGAGATGCAGGGATTTTAAAACCGCGATTTGTGGATAACCTGACCTTGTATTATGTTGAAAATCAAGAATATGTGGCCGTTGAGCCGACCTTTATCGATTATTATGTAGGGAATGAGCCTGCCTTGCCTCGGACTCCCAACCATTTGGACAAGGATTCTCTACTCAAACAAGAGGAGAATTGGCGCCCTGTATCAGGCATCCGAAAAGTGTCAAGTGACAAGGATGAAGAGCTTCGTTTTGAATTTGATAAGGTGAAGACTTACGCCCTTCGTCTTCGATTTGAAAGTTTGACTAGTCCCCTAGCCTTAACCGAATTGCAAGTATATGCCAAAAAAGTAAAGAAAAGTGTAGATAGGAAGTAG